From the genome of Variovorax sp. RA8, one region includes:
- the ada gene encoding bifunctional DNA-binding transcriptional regulator/O6-methylguanine-DNA methyltransferase Ada, translating to MNMMTNPNEIRALQTAGDPRWAAVVARDAAADGQFFYSVRSTGVYCRPSCGARQPRPENVAFHATAADAERAGFRPCRRCKPDEPARAAQQAAQVAELCRFIENADEAPTLNQLADRAGLSSFHLHRIFKEVTGLTPKAYAAARRDRRVREALGRSGSVTDAIYDAGYNSNGRFYERSNEVLGMTPTRFRAGGADTDIRFAIGQCALGAILVAQSERGVCAIALGDDPDVLARELQDRFPNARLIGGDPAFEQLVARVVGFVEAPGVGLDLPLDVRGTAFQQRVWQALREIPPGSTASYAEIAERIGSPKSVRAVAQACGANALAVAIPCHRVVRSDGALSGYRWGVERKSALLKREAEAA from the coding sequence ATGAACATGATGACCAACCCCAACGAGATCCGCGCCCTTCAAACCGCAGGCGATCCACGCTGGGCGGCGGTGGTCGCGCGCGATGCGGCGGCCGACGGACAGTTCTTCTATTCGGTACGCAGCACCGGTGTGTACTGCCGGCCGTCCTGCGGGGCGCGCCAGCCGCGTCCCGAGAACGTGGCCTTCCACGCGACGGCTGCCGATGCGGAGCGCGCGGGCTTCAGGCCCTGCAGGCGCTGCAAGCCCGACGAGCCGGCGCGTGCCGCGCAGCAAGCAGCCCAGGTGGCCGAGCTGTGCCGCTTCATCGAGAACGCCGACGAGGCACCGACGCTGAACCAACTGGCCGATCGCGCCGGGCTCAGCAGCTTTCACCTGCATCGCATCTTCAAGGAAGTCACGGGGCTCACGCCCAAGGCCTATGCCGCGGCGCGTCGCGACCGGCGCGTGCGCGAAGCGCTGGGGCGCAGCGGGAGCGTGACGGACGCGATCTACGACGCGGGCTACAACTCCAACGGCCGCTTCTACGAGCGCTCGAACGAGGTGCTGGGCATGACGCCGACACGCTTTCGCGCCGGCGGCGCCGACACCGACATCCGCTTCGCCATCGGCCAGTGCGCGCTCGGCGCGATCCTGGTGGCGCAGAGCGAACGCGGCGTCTGCGCCATCGCGCTGGGCGACGACCCCGATGTGCTGGCGCGCGAGCTGCAGGACCGCTTTCCGAACGCCCGGCTGATCGGCGGCGACCCGGCTTTCGAACAACTGGTCGCGCGGGTGGTGGGCTTCGTCGAGGCACCGGGCGTGGGGCTGGACCTGCCGCTGGACGTGCGCGGCACGGCCTTCCAGCAGCGCGTATGGCAGGCGCTGCGCGAGATCCCGCCGGGCAGCACGGCCAGCTACGCCGAGATCGCCGAGCGCATCGGCAGCCCGAAGTCGGTGCGTGCGGTGGCGCAGGCCTGCGGCGCCAACGCGCTGGCGGTTGCGATCCCCTGCCATCGCGTGGTGCGCAGCGACGGCGCGCTCTCGGGTTATCGCTGGGGCGTGGAGCGCAAGAGCGCGCTGCTGAAGCGGGAGGCCGAGGCGGCATGA
- a CDS encoding 2OG-Fe(II) oxygenase: MIDWDRVALDLDAEGSALIEGLLSREACESLAALYPLDPLFRSRVLMERHGFGRGEYKYFDYPLPERLAGLREEMYPQLAPIANRWNQVMGIDVRYPPEHAEFIARCHAAGQTRPTPLLLQYGEGDYNCLHQDLYGEHVFPLQLVILLSEPGRDFTGGEFVMTEQRPRMQSRPMVLPLRQGDAAVIAVHHRPVQGMRGVYRVNLRHGVSRVRSGHRHTAGIIFHDAA; the protein is encoded by the coding sequence ATGATCGACTGGGACCGCGTGGCGCTGGATCTCGATGCCGAGGGCAGCGCGCTGATCGAAGGCCTGCTGTCGCGCGAGGCGTGCGAGTCTCTCGCGGCCTTGTATCCGCTCGATCCGCTGTTCCGCAGCCGCGTGCTGATGGAGCGCCACGGCTTCGGGCGCGGCGAGTACAAGTACTTCGACTACCCACTGCCCGAGCGGCTGGCGGGCCTGCGAGAAGAGATGTATCCGCAGCTCGCGCCGATCGCGAACCGCTGGAACCAGGTCATGGGCATCGACGTGCGCTATCCGCCGGAACACGCGGAGTTCATCGCGCGCTGCCATGCGGCGGGGCAGACGCGGCCTACGCCGCTTCTGCTGCAATACGGCGAGGGCGACTACAACTGCCTGCACCAGGACCTGTACGGCGAGCACGTGTTCCCGCTGCAGCTGGTGATCCTGCTGTCCGAGCCGGGCCGCGATTTCACCGGCGGCGAGTTCGTGATGACCGAGCAGCGCCCGCGCATGCAGTCGCGTCCGATGGTGCTACCGCTGCGCCAGGGCGATGCGGCGGTGATCGCGGTGCATCACCGGCCGGTGCAGGGCATGCGCGGCGTCTATCGCGTCAACCTGCGGCATGGCGTGAGCCGGGTGCGCTCGGGGCATCGGCATACGGCGGGCATCATCTTTCACGATGCCGCCTGA
- the alkB gene encoding DNA oxidative demethylase AlkB, producing the protein MTPDLFDDLDAPALPATQPLAPGAVLLRGFARPHEEQLLAGVEEVLERAPLRHLITPGGFRMSVAMSNCGRLGWVSDRSGYRYDENDPDSGQPWPAMPAAFLDLAAAAARAGGFEGFAPDACLINRYEPGTRLSLHQDRDEGNYDWPIVSVSLGLPAVFLFGGPKRSDKAQRVPLAHGDVVVWGGPSRLHYHGVLPVKAGAHPLTGGCRINLTFRRAG; encoded by the coding sequence ATGACGCCCGATTTATTCGACGATCTCGACGCGCCGGCGCTGCCGGCGACGCAGCCCCTCGCGCCCGGCGCGGTGCTGCTGCGCGGCTTCGCGCGACCGCACGAAGAGCAACTGCTGGCCGGGGTCGAAGAGGTGCTGGAGCGGGCACCGCTGCGTCACCTGATCACGCCCGGCGGCTTTCGCATGTCGGTGGCGATGAGCAACTGCGGCCGGCTGGGCTGGGTCTCCGACCGCAGCGGGTATCGCTATGACGAGAACGATCCTGACAGCGGACAGCCCTGGCCGGCGATGCCCGCTGCCTTCCTCGACCTGGCTGCGGCCGCCGCGCGCGCGGGCGGCTTCGAAGGCTTCGCGCCGGACGCCTGCCTGATCAACCGCTACGAGCCGGGCACGCGGCTCTCGCTGCACCAGGACCGCGACGAGGGTAACTACGACTGGCCGATCGTCTCGGTCTCGCTGGGCCTGCCGGCCGTGTTCCTGTTCGGCGGACCGAAGCGCTCCGACAAGGCGCAGCGCGTGCCGCTCGCGCATGGCGACGTGGTGGTGTGGGGTGGGCCTTCGCGGCTGCACTACCACGGTGTGTTGCCGGTGAAGGCGGGTGCGCATCCCCTGACGGGAGGCTGTCGCATCAATCTGACTTTTCGCAGGGCGGGCTGA